One Paraburkholderia caffeinilytica DNA segment encodes these proteins:
- a CDS encoding efflux RND transporter permease subunit — protein sequence MTFTDLFIRRPVLASVVSLLILVLGLRALATLKVSQYPQTENAVVTISTAYYGANADTIAGFITQPLEAAIAQAQGIDYLSSTSSTGVSTITATLRLNYDANRALTEINTQIGSVRNQLPPQAQQPVLTVQTGQTTDAMYMGFYSDVLPSNNVTDYLLRVIKPKLDSIEGVQTAEILGGRQFALRAWLDSTRLAAHGVTATDVFTALGNNNYLATLGTTKGQMVSVDLNAGTDLHTVDDFKQLVIKQKNGAIVRLEDVANVVLGADSYDFNVAFSGKRSVFIGIKVAPDANILDVAKRVKAVFPGLQKQFPTGMTGEIVYDATDFVNTAIVEVIKTLVEALLIVTAVIFLFLGSFRAVIVPLIAMPLSLIGTFFVMQVLGYSINLLTLLALVLAIGLVVDDAIIVVENVDRHMKEEGKAPLDAALIAARELGGPILAMTVVLIAVYVPIGFQGGLTGALFTEFAFSLAGAVTVSGVIALTLSPMMCSRFFRMEQESGRFTRFVDRQFERVHRGYGRLLHATLDTWPVFTVMGALLLGGTVYLFMTSKAELAPQEDQGIVLSQIQGPPNATIQQMQMYADQVFDISKALPEYAQMFQLTGAPTLNQGIGGVLFKTWDQRSKGATVLQQELQQKWNQIAGARVAAFQFPPLPGSQGLPVQFVISTTEPFENLNEVSQAVLQKARASGMFFFVDSDLKLDKPEATLVVDRDKVASLGLSQSDVGQALGSALGGGYVNYFSIAGRSYKVIPQVLQTDRLNPSQVLDYYLRTPDGSVMPASTIAHLEHNVVPESINHFQQLNSATISGVIVPGVSQGEVLDFLRKATTEVAPAGYAADYSGQSRQFVQESGGFVITLLLATIIVFLALAAQFESFRDPIVILVSVPMALFGALIFINIGLTTLNIYTQVGLVTLMGLVSKHGILIVQFANELQHAGKSKRDALEEAAAVRLRPILMTTAAMVLGVVPLVIASGAGAAGRNAMGLVIFTGLSIGTLFTLFVVPAMYMFLAADHHRDAGARDLGAQEAG from the coding sequence ATGACATTCACCGATCTCTTCATCCGGCGGCCCGTGCTCGCATCGGTCGTCAGCCTGTTGATCCTCGTGCTTGGGCTGCGCGCGCTGGCCACCCTGAAAGTCAGCCAGTATCCGCAAACCGAAAACGCCGTCGTGACGATCAGCACGGCCTACTATGGCGCAAACGCCGACACCATCGCCGGTTTCATCACGCAGCCGCTCGAAGCGGCGATCGCCCAGGCGCAAGGCATCGACTATCTGTCTTCGACGAGCAGCACCGGCGTGTCGACGATTACCGCGACATTGCGCCTGAACTATGACGCGAACCGCGCGCTGACCGAGATCAACACGCAGATCGGCTCGGTGCGCAACCAGTTGCCGCCGCAGGCGCAGCAGCCGGTGCTGACGGTACAGACCGGGCAGACCACCGACGCGATGTACATGGGCTTCTACAGCGACGTGCTGCCGAGCAACAACGTCACGGATTACCTGCTGCGCGTCATCAAACCCAAGCTCGATTCGATCGAAGGCGTGCAGACAGCCGAAATTCTCGGCGGCCGGCAGTTCGCGTTGCGCGCGTGGCTCGATTCGACGCGGCTCGCCGCCCACGGCGTGACGGCAACCGACGTTTTCACGGCGCTCGGCAACAACAACTACCTCGCGACACTCGGCACGACCAAGGGGCAAATGGTCAGCGTGGACCTGAACGCAGGCACGGACCTGCATACCGTCGACGATTTCAAGCAACTCGTCATCAAGCAGAAAAACGGCGCGATCGTGCGCCTCGAAGACGTCGCGAACGTCGTGCTCGGCGCCGACAGCTACGACTTCAACGTCGCGTTCAGCGGCAAGCGCTCAGTGTTCATCGGCATCAAGGTCGCGCCGGACGCCAACATCCTCGACGTCGCCAAGCGCGTGAAGGCTGTCTTTCCCGGGTTGCAGAAGCAGTTTCCAACCGGCATGACGGGGGAAATCGTTTATGACGCGACCGATTTCGTCAACACGGCAATCGTCGAAGTGATCAAGACGCTGGTCGAGGCGCTGCTGATCGTCACGGCGGTGATTTTCCTGTTCCTCGGCAGCTTCCGCGCGGTCATCGTGCCGCTGATCGCGATGCCGTTGTCGCTCATCGGCACATTCTTCGTGATGCAGGTGCTCGGCTATTCGATCAACCTGCTGACGCTGCTCGCGCTCGTGCTCGCGATCGGGCTCGTCGTGGACGACGCGATCATCGTCGTCGAAAACGTCGACCGGCATATGAAGGAGGAAGGCAAGGCGCCGCTCGATGCCGCGCTGATCGCCGCACGCGAACTCGGCGGACCGATCCTCGCGATGACCGTCGTGCTGATTGCCGTGTATGTGCCGATCGGTTTTCAGGGCGGCCTGACAGGCGCCCTCTTCACCGAGTTCGCCTTCTCGCTCGCCGGCGCGGTGACGGTGTCCGGCGTGATCGCGCTGACGTTGTCGCCGATGATGTGCTCGCGCTTTTTCCGTATGGAGCAGGAATCCGGGCGTTTCACGCGCTTCGTCGACCGCCAGTTCGAACGCGTCCATCGTGGCTACGGCCGCCTGTTGCACGCGACGCTCGACACCTGGCCCGTGTTCACCGTGATGGGCGCGCTGCTGCTCGGCGGCACGGTCTATCTGTTCATGACCTCGAAAGCGGAGCTCGCGCCGCAGGAGGATCAGGGGATCGTCCTGTCGCAGATCCAGGGGCCGCCGAACGCGACCATCCAGCAGATGCAGATGTATGCGGACCAGGTCTTCGATATCTCCAAAGCACTGCCTGAATATGCGCAGATGTTCCAGCTCACGGGCGCGCCGACCCTCAACCAGGGGATCGGCGGCGTGCTGTTCAAGACGTGGGACCAGCGCAGCAAGGGCGCGACCGTTTTGCAACAGGAATTGCAGCAGAAATGGAATCAGATTGCCGGTGCGCGCGTGGCCGCGTTCCAGTTTCCGCCGCTGCCGGGTTCGCAGGGCTTGCCGGTGCAGTTCGTCATCAGCACGACGGAGCCTTTCGAGAATCTCAACGAAGTGTCGCAGGCAGTCCTGCAAAAAGCCCGCGCGAGCGGGATGTTTTTCTTTGTCGACAGCGATCTCAAGCTCGACAAGCCGGAGGCCACGCTCGTCGTGGACCGCGACAAGGTCGCCTCGCTCGGGCTCTCGCAGAGCGACGTCGGGCAAGCGCTCGGTTCGGCGCTCGGCGGCGGCTATGTCAACTACTTCTCGATCGCCGGGCGCTCGTACAAGGTGATTCCGCAGGTCTTGCAGACCGACCGCCTGAATCCTTCGCAGGTGCTCGACTACTACCTGCGCACGCCGGACGGCAGTGTCATGCCGGCTTCGACGATTGCGCATCTCGAACACAACGTCGTGCCGGAATCGATCAACCACTTCCAGCAACTCAACTCGGCGACGATCTCTGGCGTGATCGTGCCGGGCGTGTCGCAAGGCGAGGTGCTCGATTTTCTGCGCAAGGCGACCACCGAGGTTGCGCCAGCAGGCTATGCAGCGGACTACTCGGGCCAGTCGCGGCAGTTCGTGCAGGAATCGGGCGGCTTCGTCATCACGCTGCTGCTCGCGACGATCATTGTGTTCCTGGCGCTGGCGGCGCAATTCGAGAGTTTCCGTGACCCGATCGTGATCCTGGTGTCGGTGCCGATGGCGCTGTTCGGCGCGCTCATCTTCATCAACATCGGCCTGACGACGCTGAACATCTACACGCAGGTCGGGCTCGTCACGCTGATGGGGCTCGTCAGCAAGCACGGCATCCTGATCGTGCAGTTCGCCAACGAGCTGCAACACGCCGGCAAGTCGAAGCGCGACGCCCTGGAGGAAGCGGCGGCCGTGCGGCTGCGCCCGATTCTGATGACGACCGCGGCCATGGTGCTTGGCGTGGTGCCGCTCGTGATCGCCTCGGGAGCGGGCGCCGCGGGCCGCAATGCGATGGGGCTCGTGATCTTCACGGGTCTGTCGATCGGCACCCTCTTTACGTTATTCGTGGTGCCCGCGATGTATATGTTCCTCGCCGCCGATCATCATCGGGACGCTGGCGCGCGGGACCTTGGGGCGCAGGAGGCGGGTTAG
- a CDS encoding efflux RND transporter periplasmic adaptor subunit — MTERKPMTKRMVIMLICVGLLLAALVGFNQFRSYMFAKFMAGNAAPPATVSAVVARYQSWQPQLAAVGSLRAVRGVDVTTEVAGLVREVAFSSGQEAKAGQVLVRLNADSDVALLQSLQAAAELAQTVYTRDKAQYDIKAIAKAQLDADAADLKGKKAQVAQQAALVDKKTIRAPFAGRLGITTINPGQYINPGDAIVTLQAIDPIYADFYLPQQQLGQLAIGQAIVVDTNAFSGQTFVGKIQSLSPKVDSATRNVQIEASVDNHERKLLPGMYANVKIDAGAGQRYLTLPQTAITYNPYGATVFVVKPGTQPNAQGKTLPVAQQVFVTPGPTRGDQVAILKGVDAGTQVVTSGQLKLKNGTPLVINNSVQPSDSPNPTPQEQ, encoded by the coding sequence ATGACCGAAAGAAAACCGATGACGAAGCGGATGGTGATCATGCTGATCTGTGTCGGCCTGCTGCTGGCCGCACTCGTCGGCTTCAACCAGTTTCGCTCGTACATGTTCGCCAAATTCATGGCGGGCAACGCGGCGCCGCCCGCCACCGTCTCGGCGGTCGTCGCCCGCTATCAGTCGTGGCAACCGCAGCTTGCGGCGGTCGGCAGCCTGCGCGCCGTGCGCGGCGTCGATGTCACCACCGAAGTCGCGGGCCTCGTGCGCGAGGTGGCGTTCAGCTCGGGACAGGAAGCGAAAGCCGGGCAAGTGCTGGTCAGGCTCAATGCCGACAGCGACGTGGCGCTGCTCCAGTCGCTCCAGGCCGCGGCGGAACTCGCGCAGACGGTCTACACGCGCGACAAGGCGCAGTACGACATCAAGGCGATCGCCAAGGCGCAGCTCGACGCCGACGCCGCCGACCTGAAGGGCAAGAAGGCGCAAGTCGCGCAACAGGCCGCGCTCGTCGACAAGAAGACCATTCGCGCGCCGTTTGCGGGGCGCCTCGGCATCACCACGATCAATCCGGGCCAATACATCAATCCGGGCGATGCGATCGTCACGCTGCAGGCGATCGATCCGATCTACGCCGATTTCTACCTGCCGCAGCAACAGCTCGGCCAGCTCGCGATCGGCCAGGCCATCGTGGTCGACACCAATGCGTTCAGCGGGCAAACGTTCGTGGGCAAGATCCAGTCGCTCAGCCCGAAAGTCGACAGCGCCACGCGCAACGTGCAGATCGAAGCGAGCGTGGACAATCACGAGCGCAAGCTGCTGCCCGGCATGTACGCGAACGTGAAGATCGACGCGGGCGCCGGACAGCGCTACCTGACGCTGCCGCAAACGGCCATCACCTACAACCCCTATGGCGCGACCGTGTTCGTCGTCAAGCCGGGCACGCAACCCAATGCGCAAGGCAAGACGCTGCCCGTCGCGCAGCAGGTGTTCGTCACGCCAGGGCCGACGCGCGGCGATCAGGTTGCGATCCTCAAAGGTGTCGACGCCGGCACGCAGGTCGTGACGAGCGGGCAACTCAAGCTCAAGAACGGCACGCCGCTCGTCATCAACAACAGCGTGCAGCCGTCGGACAGTCCAAACCCGACGCCGCAGGAACAATAG
- a CDS encoding efflux transporter outer membrane subunit, which yields MIDVIQRIVRQRRLCIALCGCAAVAGCMVGPDYRTPPAPATDTYTASPLPEQTASSPGAAGLPQRFAPGQDIPAAWWALFHCEPLDALIRQALVNSPNIAAAQAALRQARENFSAQAGGTLLPSVDAQLGATREKLNGIAFGQPGVIDEFNLYNASVNVSYKLDVFGGARRELEALHAQIDYQRFQLQAAYLAMSADIVTAAVKDASLRAQIEATERIAAEEDEQLGVLGKQFELGGVGRTAVLAQQTLLAQTRATLPPLQQQLDQVRHQLAVLAGKLPSDAALPEFRLEMFSLPETLPVSLPSALVQQRPDILAADAVLHQASAQIGVATAAMYPQITLSASYGAEALTPAQVFKAGSTIWSLGANLLQPVFHGGQLSAQKRAAEAAYEQADAQYRETVLLAFQNVADTLRALDHDATGLKAQTDAWRSASDSLELTRGQYRVGGVSYLSLLDAQRQYQQTVVSLAQAQASRYADTAALFQALGGGWWNAAAPATAATTH from the coding sequence ATGATCGACGTTATCCAGCGTATTGTCCGGCAGCGGCGCCTGTGCATCGCGCTATGCGGTTGCGCCGCCGTCGCCGGCTGCATGGTCGGTCCCGACTACCGCACGCCCCCCGCGCCCGCTACCGACACCTACACCGCCTCGCCATTGCCCGAGCAGACCGCCTCTTCTCCAGGGGCCGCCGGCTTGCCGCAGCGCTTCGCGCCGGGACAGGACATTCCCGCCGCCTGGTGGGCGCTCTTTCATTGCGAGCCGCTCGACGCGCTGATCCGCCAGGCCCTCGTCAACAGCCCGAACATCGCCGCGGCGCAAGCCGCATTGCGGCAGGCACGCGAAAACTTCTCGGCGCAAGCCGGCGGCACCCTTCTGCCCAGCGTCGACGCGCAACTCGGCGCCACGCGCGAAAAATTGAACGGCATCGCCTTCGGCCAGCCCGGTGTGATCGATGAGTTCAATCTGTACAACGCATCGGTGAACGTGTCCTACAAACTCGACGTGTTCGGCGGTGCACGGCGCGAGCTCGAAGCGTTGCACGCGCAGATCGACTACCAGCGTTTCCAGTTGCAGGCCGCCTATCTCGCGATGTCGGCCGACATCGTGACCGCGGCAGTCAAGGACGCGTCGCTGCGCGCGCAGATCGAGGCAACCGAGCGGATCGCCGCGGAAGAAGACGAGCAACTGGGCGTACTCGGCAAACAGTTCGAACTGGGGGGCGTGGGCCGCACGGCAGTGCTCGCGCAGCAGACTCTGTTGGCGCAGACCCGCGCCACGCTGCCGCCGTTGCAACAACAACTCGACCAGGTGCGCCACCAGCTCGCGGTGCTGGCCGGCAAACTGCCCAGCGACGCCGCGTTGCCTGAATTCCGGCTCGAGATGTTTTCGTTGCCCGAGACGCTGCCCGTCAGCCTGCCGTCGGCGCTGGTGCAGCAGCGGCCCGACATCCTCGCCGCCGACGCCGTGCTGCATCAGGCCAGCGCGCAAATCGGCGTGGCGACCGCGGCGATGTATCCGCAGATCACGCTGTCCGCCAGCTACGGCGCCGAGGCCCTGACACCGGCCCAGGTGTTCAAGGCCGGCAGCACGATCTGGAGCCTGGGCGCCAACCTGCTGCAACCGGTCTTCCACGGCGGGCAACTGAGCGCGCAGAAGCGCGCGGCCGAGGCGGCGTACGAGCAGGCCGATGCGCAATATCGCGAAACGGTGCTGCTGGCGTTCCAGAACGTCGCGGACACGCTGCGCGCACTCGATCACGACGCGACCGGCCTGAAAGCGCAGACGGACGCCTGGCGCTCCGCCAGCGATTCGCTGGAACTCACGCGCGGACAGTATCGCGTCGGCGGCGTGAGCTACCTGTCGCTTCTCGATGCCCAACGCCAGTACCAGCAAACGGTGGTGAGCCTCGCGCAGGCCCAGGCGTCCCGCTACGCCGATACCGCGGCCCTCTTCCAGGCGCTCGGCGGCGGCTGGTGGAACGCCGCCGCGCCGGCCACCGCCGCAACGACGCATTGA
- a CDS encoding FadR/GntR family transcriptional regulator, whose amino-acid sequence MFDKIPARALSDTVAQQLLKQIDKGTFERGGKLPTEAVLAQQFGVSRTVIREAISRLKNEGVVEPRQGSGVFVAAHGAIRPLRIDYAEAVEAGSVLQILALRRAIEAEVASEAAMRRSDADMVSIDAALARIDEAVAEGEDGVAEDVAFHRAIAAATGNPYFLKTLTFLNQYLEAGTVVTRRNEALREDFSRQVREEHAAIVAAIRAGDPMAARNAARTHMYNAARRLEQAGIC is encoded by the coding sequence ATGTTCGACAAGATTCCTGCGCGGGCACTGAGCGACACGGTCGCGCAGCAGCTCCTCAAGCAGATCGACAAAGGCACCTTCGAGCGCGGCGGCAAGCTGCCGACCGAGGCGGTGCTGGCACAGCAGTTCGGCGTGAGCCGCACGGTGATTCGCGAGGCGATTTCGCGGCTGAAGAACGAAGGCGTGGTCGAGCCGCGTCAGGGCAGCGGTGTGTTCGTCGCCGCGCACGGCGCGATCCGGCCACTGCGCATCGATTACGCGGAAGCCGTCGAGGCCGGCTCGGTGCTGCAAATCCTCGCGCTGCGGCGGGCGATCGAAGCCGAAGTCGCATCGGAAGCCGCGATGCGGCGCAGCGACGCCGATATGGTGTCGATCGATGCCGCGCTCGCCAGGATCGACGAAGCCGTGGCAGAAGGCGAGGACGGCGTCGCCGAAGACGTCGCGTTTCATCGCGCCATCGCCGCGGCCACCGGCAATCCGTATTTCCTCAAGACGCTCACGTTCCTGAATCAGTACCTCGAAGCGGGCACGGTGGTGACGCGGCGCAATGAAGCGCTGCGCGAGGACTTCTCGCGTCAGGTGCGCGAAGAGCACGCGGCGATCGTCGCCGCGATTCGCGCGGGAGATCCGATGGCGGCGCGCAATGCGGCGCGCACCCATATGTACAACGCGGCGCGGCGGCTCGAGCAAGCGGGTATTTGCTGA
- the ltnD gene encoding L-threonate dehydrogenase, with protein MRRQPLTNFQRSGMSRSVGVIGLGAMGLGVARSLLRAGFRVHACDLRSQVLQAFVAEGGVACASPAELGAQCGVVVTLVVNAAQTEAVLFGAQGAVAAMKKGGVVIASATVAPDFAVDLGQRLEAAGLHMLDAPVSGGAARAASGEMTMMTSGPDAAYAACEDVLAAMAGKVYRLGSAHGAGSKVKIINQLLAGVHIAVAAEAMALGLREGVDADALYEVITHSAGNSWMFENRVPHILNGDYTPLSAVDIFVKDLGLVLDTARRSKFPLPLSAAAHQMFMMASSAGHGGEDDSAVIKIFPGIDVPAAK; from the coding sequence TTGCGGCGCCAGCCGCTAACGAATTTTCAGAGGTCAGGTATGTCCAGAAGTGTCGGTGTCATCGGTCTTGGTGCAATGGGTCTGGGTGTCGCGCGTTCGTTGTTGCGGGCGGGTTTTCGGGTTCACGCGTGCGATCTGCGCAGTCAGGTCCTGCAAGCGTTCGTCGCCGAGGGCGGTGTGGCTTGCGCGTCGCCGGCTGAGCTCGGCGCGCAATGCGGGGTGGTCGTCACGCTCGTCGTCAATGCCGCGCAGACCGAAGCGGTGCTGTTCGGTGCGCAAGGCGCGGTCGCCGCCATGAAGAAGGGCGGTGTCGTGATCGCCAGCGCGACCGTCGCGCCGGACTTCGCGGTCGACCTCGGTCAACGGCTCGAGGCGGCCGGTTTGCACATGCTCGATGCGCCGGTGTCGGGTGGCGCGGCGCGCGCCGCATCCGGCGAGATGACGATGATGACGTCCGGTCCGGACGCGGCCTATGCCGCGTGCGAGGACGTGCTGGCCGCGATGGCCGGCAAGGTGTATCGCCTCGGTTCGGCGCACGGCGCCGGGTCGAAAGTGAAGATCATCAATCAGTTGCTGGCCGGCGTGCATATTGCGGTGGCTGCCGAGGCCATGGCGCTCGGTTTGCGCGAAGGCGTGGATGCCGATGCGCTGTACGAGGTCATCACGCATAGCGCGGGCAATTCGTGGATGTTCGAGAACCGCGTGCCGCACATTCTGAACGGCGATTACACGCCGCTGTCGGCGGTCGATATCTTCGTCAAGGATCTCGGCCTCGTGCTCGATACCGCGCGCCGTTCGAAGTTTCCTTTGCCGCTCTCGGCGGCGGCGCACCAGATGTTCATGATGGCGTCCTCGGCCGGTCACGGCGGTGAAGACGATTCTGCCGTGATCAAGATTTTTCCCGGCATCGACGTGCCGGCGGCGAAATAA
- the otnK gene encoding 3-oxo-tetronate kinase, producing the protein MTITSKRALLGCIADDFTGATDLANMLVRGGMRTVQTIGVPESNEALEADALVVALKSRTIPAADAVAQSLAALDWLRAQGCRQFFFKYCSTFDSTDAGNLGPVTDALLDALRADPEATAFTIACPAFPENGRTIYRGHLFVGDTLLNESGMENHPLTPMRDANLVRVLQRQTGSKIGLVRYDAVAKGVSTVRQSFDALRNDGVRIAIADAVSDADLYVLGEACTDLTLITGGSGIALGLPGNFRRAGLLAEQADAAQLPRVEGLSVVLAGSASKATNAQVAAWRATRSSFRIDPLAVARGEPVVEQALAFAQEHFDKALPVLIYATATPDEVKAVQRELGVNEAGHLVETTLASIARGLRERGVRKFVVAGGETSGAVVQALEVRTLRIGAQIDPGVPATATTGAVPLALALKSGNFGTTDFFEKALRHLDGAVQ; encoded by the coding sequence ATGACCATCACGTCCAAACGCGCGTTGCTCGGCTGTATCGCCGACGATTTCACCGGTGCCACCGATCTCGCCAACATGCTGGTGCGCGGCGGCATGCGCACCGTCCAGACGATCGGCGTGCCCGAGTCGAACGAAGCGCTCGAGGCTGACGCGCTGGTCGTCGCGCTGAAATCGCGCACGATTCCCGCCGCCGACGCGGTCGCGCAATCGCTTGCCGCACTCGACTGGTTGCGCGCGCAAGGATGCCGCCAGTTCTTCTTCAAATACTGCTCGACCTTCGATTCGACCGACGCGGGCAACCTCGGCCCGGTGACGGATGCGTTGCTCGATGCGTTGCGCGCGGACCCGGAAGCAACGGCGTTTACGATCGCCTGCCCCGCGTTTCCCGAGAATGGCCGCACGATCTATCGAGGCCATCTGTTCGTCGGCGATACCTTGCTCAACGAGTCGGGTATGGAAAACCATCCGCTCACGCCGATGCGCGATGCGAACCTCGTTCGCGTGCTGCAGCGGCAGACCGGGTCGAAAATCGGCCTGGTGCGTTACGACGCCGTCGCCAAGGGCGTCTCCACGGTGCGCCAATCGTTTGACGCTTTGCGCAACGACGGCGTGCGGATAGCGATTGCCGATGCGGTGTCGGATGCGGATCTTTACGTGCTCGGCGAAGCGTGCACCGATCTCACGCTCATCACGGGCGGCTCGGGTATTGCGCTGGGTTTGCCCGGCAATTTCCGCCGTGCCGGTTTGCTCGCGGAACAAGCCGATGCCGCGCAGTTGCCTCGCGTCGAAGGGTTGTCGGTTGTACTCGCCGGCAGCGCATCCAAGGCGACTAACGCCCAGGTGGCGGCGTGGCGCGCAACGCGTTCTTCGTTCCGCATTGATCCGCTGGCGGTTGCGCGCGGTGAGCCGGTGGTCGAGCAGGCTTTGGCGTTTGCCCAGGAGCACTTCGATAAAGCCCTGCCGGTGCTGATCTACGCCACCGCCACGCCCGACGAAGTCAAGGCGGTGCAGCGCGAACTCGGTGTCAACGAGGCGGGGCATCTGGTCGAAACGACCCTGGCGTCGATCGCACGCGGCCTGCGCGAACGCGGCGTGCGCAAGTTCGTGGTGGCGGGCGGCGAGACCTCGGGCGCGGTGGTGCAGGCGCTCGAAGTGCGCACACTGCGCATCGGCGCCCAGATCGATCCCGGCGTGCCGGCCACCGCGACGACCGGCGCTGTGCCGCTGGCGCTGGCGCTGAAATCCGGCAACTTCGGCACGACCGATTTCTTCGAAAAAGCGCTGCGCCATCTCGACGGAGCGGTGCAATGA
- a CDS encoding aldolase — protein MNGTPALHMTNEAKVREDICVTGASLYQRGYTVGTAGNISARLDDGWLITPTDACLGRLDPADIAKVDLAGNAVSGGKPSKTLALHRGIYARNGEARGIVHTHSTHLVALTLAGVWSEQDVLPPITPYYVMKVGHVPLIRYRRPGDPHVAGQIAALADTVRAVLLERLGPVVWERSVAQAAYALEELEETARLWLMTNPRPAPLDEAALEELRTVFGIRW, from the coding sequence ATGAACGGCACGCCCGCACTCCACATGACGAACGAAGCGAAGGTCCGCGAAGACATCTGCGTGACCGGTGCGAGTCTCTATCAGCGCGGCTACACCGTGGGCACGGCCGGCAACATCAGCGCGCGCCTCGATGACGGCTGGTTGATCACGCCGACCGATGCGTGTCTGGGCCGGCTCGATCCCGCCGACATCGCCAAAGTCGATCTGGCCGGCAACGCGGTATCCGGCGGCAAACCGTCGAAGACGTTGGCGCTGCATCGCGGCATCTACGCGCGCAACGGCGAAGCGCGCGGCATCGTCCATACGCACTCGACGCATCTGGTTGCGCTGACGCTGGCCGGCGTCTGGAGCGAACAGGACGTGTTGCCGCCGATCACCCCGTACTACGTCATGAAAGTGGGGCACGTCCCCCTGATTCGTTACAGGCGGCCAGGCGATCCACACGTGGCCGGGCAGATCGCCGCGCTTGCCGACACCGTACGTGCCGTCCTGCTCGAACGCCTCGGCCCCGTGGTGTGGGAGCGCTCGGTTGCCCAGGCTGCGTATGCGCTCGAAGAACTCGAAGAGACCGCGCGCCTGTGGCTGATGACGAATCCACGGCCCGCGCCGCTCGACGAAGCCGCACTCGAAGAACTGCGCACCGTGTTCGGCATCCGCTGGTAG
- a CDS encoding MFS transporter, producing the protein MSSYQTASSRPIAAAAGQPGAAEVERTYKKVFWRIVPFLMLCYVVAYLDRVNVGFAKLQMSQDLAFSETVFGLGAGVFFIGYFLFELPSNILMHKIGARIWIARIMITWGLMSALFVFVKTPMQFYILRFLLGLAEAGFYPGVILYLTYWFPSHRRAKIIAVFMSAIPVSGIFGNPLSGWIMQSFHNNSGFAGWQWMFLIEAIPAIAIGIATILYLDNNISSAKWLSEHEKRLLADEIAAAQPQQKAEAHSVGAVFRDPRTWWMSLIYFAFVTGQYGLTFWMPTLIKSTGVSGAFNIGLLSAIPFLCAIVVMNLMGRSADKRRERRWHLIVPALFGAIGFTVAASFADNTVVSIAFLSLAAAGVLTCAPLFWSLPTAFMSGASAAAGIAIINSIGNLAGFASPYMIGYLKDLTHSTQTGMYVLAGMLVIGAIATWLTPARLVNR; encoded by the coding sequence ATGAGTTCCTATCAGACGGCATCGAGCCGCCCCATTGCAGCCGCTGCGGGACAACCCGGCGCTGCCGAGGTCGAGCGCACCTATAAGAAGGTCTTCTGGCGCATCGTGCCATTCCTGATGCTGTGCTACGTGGTTGCGTATCTGGACCGTGTGAATGTCGGCTTTGCGAAACTGCAAATGTCGCAAGACCTCGCGTTCAGCGAAACGGTGTTCGGTCTCGGCGCCGGCGTGTTCTTTATCGGCTACTTCCTGTTCGAGTTGCCGAGCAACATTCTGATGCACAAGATCGGCGCACGGATCTGGATCGCGCGGATCATGATCACGTGGGGCCTGATGTCGGCGCTGTTCGTGTTCGTTAAGACACCGATGCAGTTCTATATCTTGCGCTTCCTGCTGGGGCTGGCGGAAGCCGGGTTCTACCCCGGCGTGATTCTCTATCTGACGTACTGGTTTCCGTCGCATCGGCGCGCGAAGATCATCGCGGTGTTCATGTCGGCAATTCCGGTCTCGGGGATTTTCGGCAATCCGCTGTCGGGCTGGATCATGCAGTCGTTCCACAACAACTCGGGTTTCGCGGGCTGGCAATGGATGTTTCTGATCGAGGCGATCCCCGCGATTGCGATCGGCATCGCGACGATCCTGTATCTCGACAACAACATCTCCAGCGCAAAATGGCTGAGCGAGCACGAAAAGCGTTTGCTCGCCGATGAGATCGCCGCCGCGCAGCCGCAACAAAAAGCAGAGGCGCATTCGGTCGGCGCGGTGTTCCGCGATCCGCGCACGTGGTGGATGTCGCTGATCTATTTTGCGTTCGTCACCGGGCAATATGGCCTGACGTTCTGGATGCCGACGCTCATCAAATCGACCGGCGTGAGCGGCGCATTCAATATCGGCCTGCTCAGCGCGATTCCGTTTCTGTGCGCGATCGTCGTGATGAACCTGATGGGCCGCAGCGCGGACAAGCGCCGCGAGCGCCGCTGGCATCTGATCGTGCCGGCGCTGTTCGGCGCGATCGGTTTTACGGTGGCCGCTTCGTTTGCGGACAATACGGTCGTGTCGATCGCATTTCTCTCGCTGGCCGCAGCGGGCGTGCTGACCTGTGCGCCGCTGTTCTGGTCGTTGCCGACCGCATTCATGTCCGGCGCGAGCGCTGCTGCGGGCATCGCGATCATCAATTCGATCGGCAATCTCGCGGGCTTTGCGAGTCCCTACATGATCGGCTATCTGAAGGACCTCACGCATAGCACGCAGACCGGCATGTATGTGCTGGCCGGCATGCTGGTGATCGGCGCGATTGCCACGTGGCTGACACCGGCCCGGCTGGTCAATCGCTAG